The genomic segment CCAATAATAACTTGTAAAGACCATCAGAATAAAAACAGTTTCCAATAACTCGGGAGTCAAACATAATGTCAACCTTATTATTCGCAAAAAGAAAAGTATATCCTTGTTTATCCAATAGCGAAAGCGAAACTAAATTTCTCTTAAAAGTGGGAACATAAAAGGTATTGTTCAAAACAATCTTAAAACTAGACTGTAATTCAAGAATAAATGTGCCAACATAGCAAACTTCAACTCCAACATCGTTTCCCACTTTAAGCTTTGACTCCCTCGCATTTGGCTTCCTGAGATCCCTTAGCCCCTTCAAAGTAGTAGAAACATGAAATGTAGCACCACTATCTAACCGTCAAGAATCAATAGGAACGTCAACTAGATTAGATTCAAAACAAAGACAAGCTAAAGTTCTACCTTGTTTTGCTTTCTTCTTTTCTAACTAGGTCTTAAATTTGTGACAGTCCATCCTCCTATGCCCCAGTTTGTCACAAAAGAAACACTTCACATTAGTGTATTTTGACTTGCCATCCTCACACTTCTGTCCATTCCCATGTTCCTTACCATTACCAATTTTCTTATAAGCATAGTTCTTATGATTCTTagattttccttttcctttgttggGCTTGAGTTAAGAAACATAATGAGAAGACTCATTCTTTTCCTTTTTCAGCTTGTTTTCCTCGACAACACACTTAGAAATTAATTCATTGACGCTCCATGTTTGATTATAATTGTTCTAAGCTGTCTTAATGAGACTAAAAGAGGCAGGAAGTGTGTGAAGAGCATGATGAATAATGTAAGTATCAGGTAGAAGAATTTTATGTTCTTTCAACTTGGATTGAACATTCATGATTTTCAGAATAAAATCTCTCACTCCCTTAGATTCATCATACTTGATGGCTGTTATTTCATCCATAAGATGTCCAGCTTCTGCATTTTCACCAGTGTCATACATTTTTTCCATAGCTTTGACAAATGTTTTGGCATCTTTAGTGTTTGGCAAACCACTAAATAGATGTTCAGGAATTGATATTTTCATAGCAATGAGACTAAGACGATTTGACTTTTCCCATTGTCCATAGAGAATTCTTTGGGTAGTAGTACTTAAATCAATAGGAGCACCAGGTTTATCTTCTCGCAAGCAGAAGTCCAAGTCCATTATCTCCAAACTAAAGTCTACATCTCGTTTCCACTTCTTGTAGTTGGAGGCACTAAGAATTTGAATGGAGGCATTATTTTTGTTCACAGATAAAGAGACTAAAAGTACAAAAATGAACACATTTATTAAATTAGAGAAAagcaataagaaaataaataaataaagtcaaATTGGTCATCATAAACTCCCATTTGGGGTGAGAATACAATACACGTATGATCTCCCTTCATGAagtgttaaaaataaaaaatatattaattaaaaatttattacctGTGGGAAAATACATTCTTAACAAACATATATTGTTTCAAACCAAAAATCTACAACAAATATACACATCAAAACTATTACCTTTGGGCAAATAATTTTAAACATGCACATTTATCATTAACACACTTCATGGActgtaactaatatatataacaaCCTCATTTGGGCAAGTAATAACACATATTAATTagccaaaataaatattttctacaaataaaAGAAATT from the Humulus lupulus chromosome X, drHumLupu1.1, whole genome shotgun sequence genome contains:
- the LOC133806281 gene encoding uncharacterized protein LOC133806281, with protein sequence MYFPTVSLSVNKNNASIQILSASNYKKWKRDVDFSLEIMDLDFCLREDKPGAPIDLSTTTQRILYGQWEKSNRLSLIAMKISIPEHLFSGLPNTKDAKTFVKAMEKMYDTGENAEAGHLMDEITAIKYDESKGVRDFILKIMNVQSKLKEHKILLPDTYIIHHALHTLPASFSLIKTA